The following is a genomic window from Desulfobaccales bacterium.
GGGGGCCTTCTGGTACTTCGCCACCTTAACCGAAGTGCCCATCACCCAGGCCCTCATCAAAATGGGTATGGCCAAAGGCCCGGCCCTGGCTCTGCTCTTGGCCGGCCCGGCCCTGTCCCTCCCCAACATGATTGTCCTCGGTCGGGTCATGGGCTGGAAAAAGACCATAGTTTTCGTCTCCATCATCGTCGTCGTCGCCACCTTCGTCGGCATGGGCTTCGGCTGGCTGGTGGGCTGAGAAGCAGGAATTGAGGGAGGGGGTCAGGGGTCGCAGACCCCTGCCCCCTCCCTCAAACTCCCTCCCCCAACCCCATATCGGGGGGATGGGAGGGGAGTTTGAGGGGAGGGCGGGGGAGCCAGGCTCCCCCGGCCCTCCCCTCAACCGGACTAAAGGAGGAGTGACATGAAAAAGGTGCAGGTGTTGGGGCCTGGGTGTCCCAAATGTGAGCAGTTGGCCAGGAATGCCGAGGAGGCGGCCAAGGCGTTGGGCGTGGAGTATGAGTTGGAGAAGATCAAGGATCTCAACCAGATGATGGCCATGGGGATCTTTATGACCCCGGCGTTGGTGGTGGACGGCGAGGTGAAGGTGGTGGGCAAGGTGCCCAGTGTGGAGGAGCTGAAGGCCATGTTGGCCTGAGGGAGGCCGGAAACGGAAGGGGCAATGGAGGAAGAGCGCGATTCGGTGTCCTCCCGGCGGCTTCATCTCCGAAGGCCGGGGGATTTCCGGCGGCTGGGGCTCCCGCCGGTGCGGGCGCGGGTGCGTCTGGCCACCCGGGTGCCGGGGCGGCGCCCTTCCTTTGGTCGCCGCCTTTCGGGTAGGCTCACCCGGCTCAAGGCCTGGTTTCTCCCCTTTCTCGCCTTTTTCGGGCTCTATGCCTCGTCCTCGGTGTGTGTCTTTTGCGGCAGCCCCGGCTGTCCGGTGGGGCCGGGGCCGCGGCGGTGGCCGGGGGCTTTTTTGCCGCCCTCTGGCAAGGGGGGATGAGGGGGGGCCAATGGCTGCTGGGGCTCTTGGAAGGATTCCGGCGGGCCTGGAGAAGAGGGGGCCATGCTCCTGCAGAAAATCAAAAGCTATGACATCTTCCGCCCCAAGTGCGACGCCTCCAAAGAGGTCTTGCACAGTATCGCCACCCTGGAGGAGGACATCTCTCCGGTCTTCCCGTATCTCAATGCCGAGCTGGGGGGCTGGGATTATGATCAGCGCAATCAGGTTCTGCTCCTCAAGCTCTCCGAGGGCAAGTGGATCACCCTGCACCCCCGGGAGATCGCCATCCGGGGGGCCCTGGATATGGAGGAGTCCCACGCCCTTCTCAAGTGGATCAAAGGCCAGATCAATGACGTCTGGGAGCGCCGGGAGCAGATCCGGCCCCGCTACACCTCCCAGGCGGGCCTCAAGGTGATGGAGATCCTGAAACTCCTGCCCCTGACCAACTGCAAGGCCTGCGGTTATGCCACCTGCATGGCGTATGCGGCCGCCTTGCGGGAGGGGGAGACCACTCCCGAGAACTGCCCGCCCTTGTGGGAGGACAGCTACCGGGAAAAACGGGAGAGGCTCCAGGCTTACCTGGATAGCTACGGCTGGCGGGCCCTGGATACTTTCTGAGGCGCGGGCGGCCTCCCCCCTTTCCCCGGCGGCCACGTGGGGCTGGGCCACCGGGACCGGCCCGGCTCGCACAGGTGGCGGCACTCCTTCGCTTTAAGGCCCCGGAGACTGTCAGCTCATCAAAGCGGCGGGAGAGACAAACTCATAGTTTGGCGCTGAGCCAGCCGGCCAGGCGGTTGCCGGTGATGACAAACAGGGAGATGATGAGAATTTCCACGGCCGCCTTCCGGCTGATGACCCCCGTGATCAGGGCGGCCAACAGGTCGGTGGCCACGGCAAACCCCAGGGCTGCGGCAAAGCCATAGTTCCTCAGGAGGGCCACCATCACGAGCAGCAGGGGGACGCTGACCAGGGTCCCCGCAATCACCAGAAACACCAGGTTGCCCGGGGCGTGCCGGTGACAAATGGCGGTCATGGCCGCCATGCGGGGACAGACAATAAACATGGCAAAACCTACTGAGGCAAGCAAAAAAGCCCAGAAATCCTCCGACATGGCCTCCTCCGGATGATTGTCACCAGGAAAGCAAAATCGTCTCACCCGCTATAGTATCACTTCGTGGACTCTTTGCATCTGGGTCAGGTTCGGTGACTGGACTCCTTGCCAATTTCTGCCCCCTTCCCTTCGGGCAGGACGTAAAAGGAGCCTCAGCCCCATCAGCTTGCCAATGCGTACACATAGCTTGATCCGGTAAAATTTTCATGAAGTTCTAAGTACTTTCCTGAGAGGTCGGCCCTCCGGAAACCGCTTCCCCCGCCGGGGCACGTGAACTGCATCGGGCCGTCTTGCTATGGCCGGTGGCTGGCTTTTTCACGGTAACCGGCCCGGCGGGTTAGGTTGGCGAGACTCCCCGTCGCCCCCCAGCCGCTCCGGGAGCTCCGGGCCTTGCTCCCGCTTTCTTCCTGGATACCTGCCTGAGACCCAAAAAGCGGGCCCGGGGCTGTCCCGGCCGTTGCAGAATCGAGGCAGAGCCTCTACAATAGAGGGCGAAGCCGGCATAGCTCAGAGGTAGAGCAGCTGATTCGTAATCAGCAGGTCGGGGGTTCGAATCCCCCTGCCGGCTCCAGTTTCTGCCAGCTTCATGACAGCCAGGCCGCTTAAGAGTTCCCCGGGCGCCCTCCTGATCCACCTCCCCGGCGGACGCGGCAGGTTTCCTCACTACTGCATTTCTGTTATTGCCCTCCCGGCCACAAACCCCTTGACACCCTCCCGGCTTCCATATTACAAAGGGGAAAATTCCGGGGGCCCATTCACAAAGAAACATAAGGGGATTCCCGGCGACAAGCTGTGGACTTCGTTATCACAAATGCACATTTGCGGAGCTCAGGGGTCGGAAAGCTAAGTGGTTGAAATCATTGAATCGGGGTCCTGTGAGCCTCGCATCGGCAACCATATGGAATCATTGGCAAAAGCGGAATTTTTGCAAAATGCCTCCCGGGGTAGGGGGGGTGGGGGGGGGGTGGGATCCCCGTTTTTGCCCCCGGAAGGCCCCGTGTGATGCGGGCGCCAGGGGGCAGGGGTAGGAATCCTTGACCCGATTAGAGGGGATTGCGACCAAAAACGGTAGCACTCTTCGCAATATGTGTGGTCGTCGGTAGGAATCCTTGACCCGATTAGAGGGGATTGCGACCTGGATGCTACCCCGGAGCCGGTGGAGGGGCCTTACGTAGGAATCCTTGACCCGATTAGAGGGGATTGCGACTTTTCGCCTGCAAGCCATCTGTCCATAAATTTGATGAAGTAGGAATCCTTGACCCGATTAGAGGGGATTGCGACCATTAGCCATTGTTAAATCCCCTTTCACTTAGTTTTCGGTAGGAATCCTTGACCCGATTAGAGGGGATTGCGACTGAGCCCCAGGTCTTGTGCGACCTGGAGTTCCTCTGTGGTAGGAATCCTTGACCCGATTAGAGGGGATTGCGACTTATCAATGATGACGGATTTACCAGTTGAGCTATCCCGGTAGGAATCCTTGACCCGATTAGAGGGGATTGCGACCGGTCGTGGCCAATTTCACCACAAGACACGTATTTTTTGTAGGAATCCTTGACCCGATTAGAGGGGATTGCGACACAGCCCTCACAAATCGGTTGGGTTCCTCCACATATTGTAGGAATCCTTGACCCGATCAGAGGGGATTGCGACTTCACTTCAAGATCATTAACCGCAATGCTATCGGCCTCATCGTAGGAATCCTTGACCCGATCAGAGGGGATGGCGACCAGTTCCAGGATTGCCACGCAACCCCACAAGTTATCCGTAGGAATCCTTGACCCGATTAGAGGGGATTGCGACAGGAGAGCCTTCTCATAGAAGTCTTTCGGACCGGTAAGCGTAGGAATCCTTGACCCGATTAGAGGGGATTGCGACTCGACCTCGGCCTCGTCCTCGGCCGAGGCGATAGCCGAGGTAGGAATCCTTGACCCGATCAGAGGGGATTGCGACCCCGGAGAGAGCTCCAGCCAACCCGCAAGCAACCCCACCCAGGAATCCTTGACCCGATTAACGGCATTGCGGTTTTTTCGCGTTTGGAACCGGAAACCTGCATTAAAAGCGGGCGGACCTTACCCCCCCACCCTTTTTTCTTGACGTAATGCCTCACAACACCTGAAAATAGCCTCGATGGGCCCCCTTCAGGCCCCCAGAATCTCCCTCTTATCAATGCAGCTCGGGGAATATCGCTTCCACGCCGTCCTGGAGGAGGAGGCTTGGCTCCCGGCCTACAAAGGCTCCACTTTCCGGGGGGTCTTCGGGCTGGCCCTGAAGCAGGTGGTCTGTGCTCTCCGCCAGCAGGAATGCCCCACCTGCCTCCTCCGGGAGCAGTGCCTCTATCCCCGGATCTTCGAAACCCCGCAGGCCGCCGGGGCCCCTCCCCCCCACCCCTTCGTCATCGAGCCGCCCCTGGAGACCAAAACCCACTATCAGCCCGGGGAGGCCTTTGATTTCACCCTGCTGCTTTTCGGCTGGGCCAACGACTGCCTCCCCTATT
Proteins encoded in this region:
- a CDS encoding (Fe-S)-binding protein codes for the protein MLLQKIKSYDIFRPKCDASKEVLHSIATLEEDISPVFPYLNAELGGWDYDQRNQVLLLKLSEGKWITLHPREIAIRGALDMEESHALLKWIKGQINDVWERREQIRPRYTSQAGLKVMEILKLLPLTNCKACGYATCMAYAAALREGETTPENCPPLWEDSYREKRERLQAYLDSYGWRALDTF
- a CDS encoding thioredoxin family protein, with the protein product MKKVQVLGPGCPKCEQLARNAEEAAKALGVEYELEKIKDLNQMMAMGIFMTPALVVDGEVKVVGKVPSVEELKAMLA